Proteins found in one Rhodothermus sp. genomic segment:
- a CDS encoding RNA methyltransferase: MLTRRRWKELVRLHQRKYREALGQYLIEGIRLLKAALDARAPLVEVLVTGAARNRPAVQALLARVSVPVHEISEQEIARLSEVETSQGVLAVLRLQWQSEDHLLRCRRVLALDGLQDPGNAGTVLRAAAWFGVEAVVAGAGTVDLYNPKVVRAAMGGHWEVALVRTRDLPGLLDQLHQHGFVCYGADLKGIPAPLWQPHQPAVLVLGSEAHGLQPAVQERLTARVTVPGVPGRYATESLNVAMAATILLYEWLGRGSEQVEAGNSWKE; encoded by the coding sequence ATGTTGACGCGGCGTCGTTGGAAGGAGCTTGTCCGTCTCCACCAGCGCAAATATCGGGAGGCGCTGGGGCAATATCTGATCGAGGGGATTCGGCTGCTGAAGGCGGCCCTGGATGCTCGGGCGCCTCTGGTCGAAGTGCTGGTGACCGGAGCGGCCCGCAACCGGCCTGCGGTGCAGGCCTTGCTGGCGCGCGTTTCGGTGCCCGTCCATGAGATTTCGGAGCAGGAGATAGCACGACTGTCGGAGGTGGAAACCAGCCAGGGCGTGCTGGCCGTGTTGCGTTTGCAATGGCAATCGGAGGATCATCTGCTTCGCTGTCGCCGCGTGCTGGCGCTTGACGGTTTGCAAGATCCGGGCAATGCGGGGACGGTTCTTCGTGCGGCAGCGTGGTTTGGGGTGGAGGCAGTGGTAGCCGGTGCCGGAACGGTGGATCTGTATAATCCCAAAGTGGTACGGGCAGCTATGGGTGGACACTGGGAGGTGGCTCTGGTGCGCACCCGCGATCTGCCCGGGTTGCTTGATCAGCTGCATCAGCATGGTTTTGTGTGCTATGGTGCCGATTTAAAGGGTATTCCGGCTCCTCTGTGGCAACCGCACCAGCCTGCCGTGCTCGTGCTGGGAAGTGAAGCGCACGGGTTGCAACCGGCCGTACAGGAGCGCCTGACAGCACGGGTTACGGTGCCCGGAGTGCCCGGTCGCTATGCTACCGAGTCATTGAATGTAGCCATGGCGGCAACCATTTTGCTGTACGAATGGCTGGGACGTGGCAGCGAACAGGTAGAGGCAGGAAATTCCTGGAAAGAATAA
- a CDS encoding Ig-like domain-containing protein codes for MGPHRKLLLLFLGLAACANPVPPSGGPPDRTPPSLEASIPPPDATHVQDPNIRLVFSESIDPASVTRALSITPAPDSPPRVRVRGRTVTFSLPTPLRPNTTYVLTFGTELRDLHGVALREPIVLAFSTGPTINRGQLVGRVLDAASGQPVAHIDVYAYALSDTLPPRLWPDRPDYRTQTDSDGRFHFAYLNEQPYFVIALADRNRNRRPDPDEAFAAPPYPALQADTVGLPVPIPWLLTRLDTIPPTPRRVQPRSSQRLQVRFSEPVRLQSRDPERWRLFTGPTTIPVQLVYQVPEQPLDVWLYTAPLQPVTYHLRVGGVVDTAGNPVRPDTVQFRGIERPDTLRPRFLGFVPSAEALLLPDQPLQLRFNLPPPDPTPYLRLTDTSGRPRAFQLESPDGTTYALIPDPPLHPAERLQLVLDGRIVAQPDTLWRATLALMPSSSLGSLSGVVQAADTTTPIVVELLPETPGLPARQQLLPPGGGTFHFEQLPEGRFRVRAFLDRNGNRRWDGGRLLPYEAPEPLRWLPEPMQTRPRWEVATGDTLHFPLLHLHQNR; via the coding sequence ATGGGTCCACACCGTAAGCTGCTGTTGTTGTTTCTGGGACTGGCGGCCTGTGCCAATCCGGTCCCTCCTTCCGGAGGACCGCCAGATCGCACGCCGCCCAGCCTGGAAGCAAGCATACCGCCTCCTGACGCCACCCACGTACAGGATCCAAACATCCGCCTGGTCTTCTCCGAAAGCATCGACCCGGCTTCGGTCACGCGTGCCCTTTCGATCACGCCAGCACCGGACTCCCCTCCCCGAGTGCGCGTTCGCGGTCGCACCGTTACCTTTTCACTACCAACACCGCTGCGCCCCAACACAACCTACGTGCTGACGTTTGGTACAGAATTGCGGGATCTGCACGGCGTTGCGCTGCGCGAACCCATTGTGCTGGCATTCTCTACCGGTCCTACCATCAACCGCGGCCAACTGGTTGGCCGCGTGCTCGACGCTGCTTCTGGCCAACCGGTTGCCCATATTGACGTGTATGCCTACGCCCTGTCCGACACGCTGCCGCCTCGCCTCTGGCCAGACAGGCCGGATTATCGCACGCAGACCGATTCAGACGGCCGATTTCACTTCGCCTACCTGAACGAGCAACCTTACTTCGTGATCGCACTGGCCGACCGAAATCGAAACCGTCGGCCAGACCCCGACGAAGCCTTTGCTGCCCCTCCATATCCGGCGCTGCAGGCCGATACAGTCGGCCTGCCTGTCCCCATACCCTGGCTGCTAACCCGACTCGACACCATACCTCCCACTCCCCGACGCGTACAGCCCCGTTCCAGCCAACGGCTTCAGGTACGCTTTTCCGAACCGGTTCGGCTCCAGAGTCGAGATCCGGAACGCTGGCGACTCTTTACCGGCCCCACAACCATTCCTGTGCAGCTTGTTTACCAGGTACCCGAACAGCCCCTCGACGTATGGCTCTACACAGCACCCTTGCAACCGGTTACGTACCACCTGCGCGTCGGTGGCGTCGTAGACACAGCCGGCAATCCGGTGCGTCCAGATACCGTTCAATTCCGGGGGATCGAACGTCCTGACACGCTTCGTCCGCGTTTTCTGGGCTTTGTTCCGTCCGCTGAAGCCTTGCTGTTGCCTGACCAGCCATTGCAACTGCGGTTCAATCTGCCGCCCCCCGATCCGACTCCCTACCTCCGCCTGACCGATACGAGCGGACGCCCACGGGCTTTTCAACTGGAAAGCCCTGATGGCACCACCTATGCCCTGATACCGGATCCTCCCCTGCATCCAGCAGAACGTCTACAGCTGGTGCTGGATGGACGGATCGTCGCACAGCCGGATACGCTCTGGAGGGCTACCCTGGCCCTGATGCCCTCCTCATCGCTGGGAAGCCTGAGCGGAGTGGTGCAGGCAGCCGACACCACGACGCCGATCGTCGTTGAATTGCTGCCCGAAACACCCGGACTGCCTGCGCGCCAGCAACTGTTGCCGCCGGGTGGAGGTACGTTCCATTTCGAACAGCTGCCTGAAGGGCGCTTTCGGGTGCGGGCCTTCCTGGATCGTAACGGCAATCGGCGCTGGGACGGCGGCCGTCTTCTCCCCTACGAAGCGCCTGAACCGCTCCGATGGCTTCCTGAACCGATGCAGACGCGTCCCCGCTGGGAAGTGGCCACAGGCGACACGTTACATTTTCCATTGCTTCATTTGCACCAGAATCGTTGA
- a CDS encoding NAD(P)H-hydrate dehydratase: MENFATAQPEPVLTARAMREADRQTIEALGLPGRVLMETAGRGAAEVAVRMLGTVAGRTVVCLCGRGNNGGDGFVLARVLHARGAHVHVVTMADVSAMSDDAAANYRLLEQLAVHDSSGRLHLHRLTSPAELDNLPPAALYVDALLGTGLSSPLRSPIRELVLWLNARPAPVLAMDIPTGLDSDTGQVLGTAVMATRTATMGALKVGLLLGEGPRLCGLIDVIDIGIPRHVLEQVASQPGCAWRATDALVRQWLPRRAHDAHKYSAGLALVVAGSRTFTGAPVMAAMAAARIGAGYVLCACPSDVRPILATKLTEVALLDLPETEHGGIDQVAALETLQGWLDRARALLVGPGLGRHPDTQRFTRALLEQTTLPTIIDADGLNALAGCSELIRQHAQGRWILTPHTGEFRRLAGDVDLTRRIEVVQQYARTWNCVLLLKGMPSVVGWPDGTAWINATGNPALATAGTGDVLAGLCVGLMAQGLPPTQAAVCALHVGGAAADRYASHYGTASMMALDLLAHLPVILRERFDR, translated from the coding sequence ATGGAAAACTTTGCTACGGCTCAGCCTGAACCAGTGCTTACCGCCCGGGCTATGCGCGAAGCCGACCGGCAAACCATTGAAGCCCTGGGCCTGCCCGGACGAGTCCTGATGGAAACAGCCGGACGCGGAGCAGCAGAGGTGGCCGTCCGCATGCTGGGCACAGTAGCTGGCCGGACCGTTGTCTGTCTGTGCGGACGGGGCAACAACGGCGGCGACGGCTTCGTGCTGGCCCGCGTGCTGCATGCCCGAGGGGCCCATGTCCACGTGGTAACAATGGCCGACGTTTCGGCCATGAGTGACGACGCTGCCGCCAACTATCGACTGCTGGAGCAGCTCGCTGTACACGATTCATCCGGACGACTACACCTGCACCGTCTGACATCGCCGGCCGAGCTGGATAATCTACCGCCGGCCGCGCTGTACGTAGATGCCCTGCTGGGAACCGGACTTTCCAGCCCGCTGCGTTCCCCCATCCGGGAGCTGGTCCTGTGGTTAAATGCGCGCCCGGCACCCGTCCTGGCTATGGATATTCCGACAGGGCTTGACAGCGACACCGGCCAGGTGCTGGGCACTGCGGTCATGGCCACACGCACCGCTACTATGGGGGCGCTCAAGGTGGGCCTGCTGCTGGGCGAAGGACCACGCCTGTGCGGGCTCATCGACGTGATTGACATTGGCATTCCACGCCATGTGCTGGAGCAGGTAGCGTCTCAGCCCGGATGTGCCTGGCGAGCTACCGATGCGCTGGTGCGCCAGTGGCTTCCACGACGTGCACACGACGCTCATAAATACAGTGCCGGCCTGGCGCTTGTTGTAGCCGGTTCGCGCACGTTTACCGGTGCACCCGTCATGGCGGCTATGGCCGCCGCCCGCATCGGAGCCGGCTATGTGCTCTGCGCCTGCCCCTCGGACGTGCGTCCCATTCTGGCTACCAAGCTGACCGAAGTGGCCCTCCTGGACCTACCTGAAACAGAGCACGGTGGTATTGATCAGGTAGCTGCCCTCGAGACGTTGCAGGGTTGGTTGGATCGGGCCCGCGCACTGCTCGTGGGCCCCGGCCTCGGACGCCACCCCGACACGCAGCGCTTCACGCGCGCCCTGCTGGAACAAACCACCCTGCCCACCATCATTGATGCCGACGGGCTGAATGCACTGGCTGGATGCTCTGAGCTAATCCGCCAGCATGCACAGGGACGCTGGATACTCACCCCGCACACCGGCGAATTCCGACGCTTGGCCGGCGACGTGGATCTAACCCGGCGCATTGAGGTCGTGCAACAGTACGCCCGGACATGGAACTGCGTACTGTTGCTGAAAGGGATGCCCAGTGTGGTAGGATGGCCCGACGGTACCGCCTGGATCAATGCAACGGGGAATCCTGCGCTGGCTACGGCCGGCACCGGCGATGTGCTGGCCGGTCTGTGCGTCGGCCTGATGGCACAGGGCCTGCCTCCCACACAGGCAGCCGTGTGTGCCCTGCATGTAGGAGGAGCCGCCGCTGATCGATACGCCAGCCACTACGGCACAGCCAGCATGATGGCACTGGACTTGCTGGCTCACCTGCCCGTTATCCTTCGTGAACGCTTTGACCGATAA